Proteins from a single region of Methanoculleus horonobensis:
- the frhB gene encoding coenzyme F420 hydrogenase subunit beta — MDVLGNYKSAISARSTDKDITKKSQDGGIITTLFAYALEEGIIDGAIVAGPGDEPWKPEPVVATTKAELLAAAGTRYTISPNLYLIKEATRSYGLDRVGIVGTPCQMQAVRKAQLYPIGMRDVDDKIALALGIYCMENLSYQALEAIVEDHCNQKMESVKKMDIGKGKFTVYTERGAVSQMPLKLIHKYVQPGCNVCLDYVANLADISSGSVGSPDGWSTVFVRSMKGNAVWDGAIAAGLFETKPMDQVKPGLDLVTKLATEKITKNQKNVDARKTFGLKADGTAKGLRNPYESP, encoded by the coding sequence ATGGACGTACTCGGTAACTACAAGTCCGCAATCTCGGCGCGCTCGACCGACAAGGACATCACAAAGAAGTCCCAGGACGGCGGCATCATCACGACGCTCTTCGCGTATGCGCTCGAAGAGGGTATCATCGACGGTGCCATCGTCGCAGGTCCGGGCGACGAGCCCTGGAAGCCGGAGCCCGTGGTCGCGACCACGAAGGCCGAACTTCTGGCCGCTGCCGGAACGCGCTACACCATCAGCCCGAACCTCTACCTGATCAAGGAGGCGACCCGCAGCTACGGTCTCGACCGCGTCGGTATCGTCGGCACGCCCTGCCAGATGCAGGCCGTCCGGAAGGCTCAGCTCTATCCGATCGGCATGCGCGACGTCGACGACAAGATCGCCCTCGCACTCGGCATCTACTGCATGGAGAACCTCTCCTACCAGGCGCTCGAGGCAATCGTCGAGGACCACTGCAACCAGAAGATGGAGTCCGTCAAGAAGATGGACATCGGCAAGGGCAAGTTCACGGTCTACACCGAACGCGGTGCAGTCAGCCAGATGCCCCTGAAGCTGATCCACAAGTATGTGCAGCCCGGCTGCAACGTCTGTCTGGACTACGTCGCGAACCTTGCCGATATCTCCAGCGGCTCCGTGGGCAGCCCCGACGGCTGGAGCACGGTCTTCGTGCGGAGCATGAAGGGTAACGCCGTCTGGGACGGCGCGATCGCCGCCGGTCTCTTCGAGACCAAGCCGATGGACCAGGTCAAGCCCGGCCTCGACCTCGTGACGAAACTCGCCACGGAGAAGATCACGAAGAACCAGAAGAACGTGGACGCTCGTAAGACGTTCGGTCTCAAGGCGGACGGAACCGCCAAAGGTCTCCGGAACCCCTACGAGTCTCCCTGA
- the mptA gene encoding GTP cyclohydrolase MptA — protein sequence MELPDVQSSLPEVRINLTRVGVKNVQKLVEVARPGKRPVIFISKFDVFVDLPGSLKGANLSRNFEVIDDVLQQAIDGDVSEIEELCSAVARKLLDRHEYAERTEVRMRSKFMVRRETPVSETSCHEVVNVHAKAIAQRNEGNPIIRKSIGAEVTGMTACPCAQNIMKDHALHVLENLGVAEDKIEAFFNEVPMATHNQRGRGFLCIEIDDDQHISLEKIIKILKDSMSARIYELLKRGDESYVVMEAHKNPRFVEDCVREMARKVIAQFHDLPGDSVVTIKQTNEESIHQHNAYAERKATIAELVSEMDKGTL from the coding sequence ATGGAACTGCCAGATGTCCAGTCCAGCCTGCCGGAAGTCCGTATCAACCTGACCCGGGTGGGTGTTAAGAACGTACAAAAACTCGTTGAAGTCGCTCGACCAGGTAAGCGGCCGGTCATCTTCATCTCCAAATTCGACGTCTTCGTCGATCTCCCCGGAAGCCTCAAAGGGGCGAACCTCTCCCGGAACTTCGAGGTGATCGACGACGTGCTGCAGCAGGCCATCGACGGGGATGTAAGCGAGATAGAAGAACTCTGCAGCGCAGTGGCGAGGAAACTCCTCGACCGGCACGAATACGCGGAACGAACCGAGGTTCGGATGCGGAGCAAGTTCATGGTTCGACGGGAGACGCCGGTCAGCGAGACGAGTTGCCATGAGGTCGTGAACGTCCACGCGAAAGCAATAGCCCAGAGGAACGAAGGGAACCCGATCATCCGAAAGAGTATCGGCGCCGAAGTGACCGGAATGACCGCCTGTCCCTGCGCCCAGAACATCATGAAGGATCATGCCCTGCATGTCCTCGAGAACCTCGGCGTGGCGGAGGACAAGATCGAGGCGTTCTTCAACGAGGTGCCGATGGCCACGCACAACCAGCGTGGGCGGGGTTTCCTCTGCATCGAGATCGACGACGATCAGCACATCAGCCTCGAGAAGATCATCAAGATCCTGAAGGACTCCATGAGCGCACGTATCTACGAGCTCCTCAAGCGGGGCGACGAGAGTTACGTGGTGATGGAAGCTCACAAGAATCCGCGGTTCGTCGAAGACTGCGTACGCGAGATGGCCCGCAAGGTGATCGCGCAGTTCCACGATCTGCCCGGAGACTCAGTAGTCACGATCAAGCAGACGAACGAGGAGAGCATCCACCAGCACAATGCATACGCAGAGCGAAAGGCAACGATAGCCGAACTCGTCTCGGAGATGGACAAAGGCACACTGTAA
- the frhG gene encoding coenzyme F420 hydrogenase subunit gamma has product MAEKITIGELHLSGCTGCLVTLADNYEGLFKLLDDYADLVYALTLVDVRHVPEMDVCLVEGSCCLNDKISVEELKEAREKSKVLVAYGGCAAYGNITRFCRGGQWNQPGHEAFVPISEVVDVDLYIPSCPPCPQQVRNVAVMAFLLLRGNEEQKNLATAYLTPLMQLAQRGNEACGCDLMYDVINQGLCMGCGTCAGTCPVRAITMEYGKPNVNRDLCIKCGACYSQCPRSWFNFDVMNNYEGIMDAIKGAMQ; this is encoded by the coding sequence GTGGCAGAAAAGATTACGATAGGTGAATTACACCTGAGCGGATGTACGGGATGCCTCGTTACGCTTGCGGATAACTACGAGGGTCTCTTCAAGCTGCTCGATGATTACGCGGACCTGGTCTACGCGTTGACTCTGGTCGACGTGCGCCACGTCCCCGAGATGGACGTGTGCCTGGTCGAGGGTTCGTGCTGTCTGAACGACAAGATCTCGGTAGAGGAACTGAAGGAAGCAAGGGAGAAGTCGAAGGTGCTCGTCGCTTACGGCGGCTGCGCGGCCTACGGCAACATCACCCGGTTCTGCCGTGGCGGTCAGTGGAACCAGCCCGGCCACGAGGCATTCGTGCCGATCAGCGAGGTCGTCGATGTCGATCTCTACATCCCGTCGTGTCCCCCGTGCCCCCAGCAGGTCAGGAACGTCGCCGTCATGGCCTTCCTGCTCCTGAGAGGAAACGAGGAACAGAAGAACCTCGCGACCGCCTACCTGACGCCGCTGATGCAGCTTGCACAGCGCGGCAACGAGGCATGCGGCTGCGACCTGATGTATGATGTCATCAACCAGGGTCTCTGCATGGGATGCGGAACCTGCGCCGGCACCTGCCCGGTCCGTGCCATCACCATGGAGTACGGCAAGCCGAACGTGAACCGCGACCTCTGCATCAAGTGCGGTGCCTGCTACTCGCAGTGCCCCAGGAGCTGGTTCAACTTCGACGTCATGAACAACTATGAGGGCATCATGGATGCCATCAAGGGAGCCATGCAGTGA
- a CDS encoding flavodoxin family protein, giving the protein MSVCIIYHSETGNTRVVAEQVAATAGGDLVGVRDLANYSKVGMYLKGAPRAMRGDSADIEPAAIDVSGYETVVVGTPVWAGNPTPAINAAVDALRGIEGKPTVVFCTSGGSPRKTLDTLTAMLAKKGADVRGAVPLTARDAKRPEAVKPLVDLVRQSRREMAVQ; this is encoded by the coding sequence ATGTCCGTCTGCATCATCTATCACTCGGAGACCGGCAACACCCGGGTGGTCGCCGAGCAGGTCGCCGCTACCGCCGGCGGCGATCTCGTCGGGGTCAGAGACCTTGCGAACTACTCGAAGGTGGGGATGTACCTGAAGGGCGCTCCCCGAGCCATGAGGGGAGATTCTGCCGATATCGAACCCGCGGCTATCGACGTCTCCGGCTACGAGACGGTCGTCGTCGGAACCCCTGTATGGGCAGGGAACCCTACCCCTGCGATCAACGCCGCGGTCGACGCTCTCCGGGGCATCGAGGGGAAACCCACGGTCGTCTTCTGCACATCGGGCGGGTCACCGAGAAAGACGCTTGATACGCTGACGGCGATGCTCGCGAAGAAGGGTGCCGACGTCCGCGGTGCGGTCCCGCTCACTGCACGCGACGCGAAGAGACCGGAGGCGGTGAAGCCCCTGGTCGACCTCGTCCGGCAGTCGCGAAGAGAGATGGCCGTTCAGTAA
- a CDS encoding DNA polymerase ligase N-terminal domain-containing protein: MADPDTLEEYHDRRDFSRTPEPRGEQDAVGARPRFVIQKHDATTLHYDFRLEADGVLKSWAVPKGPSMSPKEKRLAVPTEDHPLDYAGFEGVIPEGSYGAGTVLVWDRGTYQNLTEKVGKRIEVAEAIRRGHVSFRLEGEKLRGGYALTRFRTGKGEAWLLVKMDDAEADPGRNPVVTEPRSVVSGRSLNEIAEGRIE, encoded by the coding sequence ATGGCCGATCCCGACACGCTTGAGGAGTATCACGACAGAAGGGACTTTTCCCGGACGCCGGAGCCGCGAGGTGAGCAGGACGCGGTAGGTGCCCGTCCGCGTTTCGTCATCCAGAAGCACGATGCGACCACGCTCCACTACGACTTCCGCCTGGAGGCCGACGGGGTGCTGAAGTCCTGGGCGGTTCCGAAAGGGCCGTCAATGAGCCCGAAGGAGAAGCGCCTCGCCGTGCCGACGGAGGATCATCCGCTCGACTATGCCGGCTTCGAGGGCGTCATCCCGGAGGGGAGTTACGGGGCCGGGACGGTTCTCGTCTGGGACCGGGGAACCTACCAGAACCTGACAGAGAAGGTGGGGAAGAGGATCGAGGTCGCCGAGGCCATCCGGCGGGGCCACGTATCCTTCCGGCTGGAGGGGGAGAAACTCCGGGGCGGCTACGCCCTCACCCGTTTCAGAACCGGGAAAGGCGAGGCCTGGCTGCTTGTGAAGATGGATGATGCCGAGGCCGACCCCGGGAGAAACCCGGTCGTGACGGAACCCCGTTCGGTCGTCTCCGGGCGATCGCTCAATGAGATCGCGGAGGGGAGGATCGAATGA
- the frhA gene encoding coenzyme F420 hydrogenase subunit alpha, with the protein MSKVVEISPTTRHEGHSKLVLKVNDEGIVERGDWLSITPVRGVEKLAIGKTMEQVPKIASRVCGICPIAHTLAGIEAMEASIGCEIPEDAKLLRYILQCANRMHSHAIHNILSLPDMYIPGTDVKINPFTKEEPVRSVALRIQRLREIGQTIGEIVGGEAIHPSNPRVGGMYKNITPRAKAKLYDLAKESRVLAQEQMEFMIAVFRNYQNRDWSEVGGVEVPITKDLGYHNQGYMATAPVYGSSSLDETPMWFPDRFTEVRPWDWYMGEVEIDEADPNYPIGGTTPVGNKAWPQMEACTGVPLYDGQPVEVGPRARLVQFKNYDEKGAMGLQIARQMEFPETAYGIIDALDALDTSGSVLADEIPQGDGSFGWAANEAPRGTDVHMAKVKDGRVEYFGMLVPTTWNFPTCSRALTGAPWRLAEVIMRAYDPCVSCATHMLVIDEDKRLVAQKLIQ; encoded by the coding sequence TTGTCGAAAGTTGTAGAAATTTCCCCAACTACGAGACATGAAGGCCATTCTAAGCTCGTTCTGAAGGTCAACGATGAAGGCATCGTCGAGCGCGGAGACTGGCTTAGCATCACCCCGGTGAGGGGTGTCGAGAAACTCGCCATCGGCAAGACGATGGAGCAGGTTCCAAAGATCGCATCGCGCGTCTGCGGCATCTGTCCCATCGCGCACACCCTGGCGGGTATTGAGGCGATGGAAGCATCCATCGGGTGCGAGATCCCCGAGGACGCGAAACTGCTGCGGTACATCCTGCAGTGTGCCAACAGGATGCACAGCCACGCCATCCACAACATCCTGTCCCTCCCGGACATGTACATCCCCGGAACCGACGTAAAGATCAACCCGTTCACCAAGGAAGAACCGGTCAGGAGCGTTGCTCTTCGGATCCAGCGGCTCCGTGAGATCGGCCAGACCATCGGCGAGATCGTCGGCGGAGAGGCCATCCACCCGAGCAACCCCCGTGTCGGCGGTATGTACAAGAACATCACCCCGCGGGCGAAGGCGAAACTCTACGATCTCGCCAAGGAATCTCGTGTCCTTGCCCAGGAACAGATGGAGTTCATGATCGCGGTCTTCCGGAACTACCAGAACCGCGACTGGTCTGAAGTCGGCGGCGTCGAAGTCCCGATCACGAAGGACCTCGGCTACCACAACCAGGGCTACATGGCTACCGCGCCGGTCTACGGCAGCTCGAGCCTCGACGAGACCCCGATGTGGTTCCCCGATCGGTTCACCGAAGTCCGCCCCTGGGACTGGTACATGGGCGAAGTCGAGATCGACGAAGCCGACCCGAACTACCCGATCGGCGGCACGACCCCCGTAGGGAACAAGGCCTGGCCCCAGATGGAGGCCTGCACCGGCGTCCCGCTCTACGACGGCCAGCCCGTCGAGGTAGGACCGCGTGCACGTCTCGTCCAGTTCAAGAACTACGACGAGAAGGGCGCCATGGGCCTGCAGATCGCTCGCCAGATGGAATTCCCCGAGACTGCCTACGGCATCATCGACGCGCTCGACGCGCTCGACACCTCCGGATCGGTCCTCGCGGACGAGATCCCGCAGGGTGACGGATCCTTCGGATGGGCCGCAAACGAGGCTCCCCGTGGAACCGACGTCCACATGGCCAAGGTCAAGGACGGCCGGGTGGAGTACTTCGGGATGCTCGTCCCGACGACCTGGAACTTCCCCACCTGCAGCCGTGCACTGACCGGTGCACCCTGGCGGCTTGCGGAAGTCATCATGCGTGCATACGACCCCTGTGTCTCCTGTGCGACGCACATGCTGGTGATCGACGAAGACAAGAGACTGGTGGCCCAGAAACTCATTCAGTGA
- the frhD gene encoding coenzyme F420-reducing hydrogenase, FrhD protein produces the protein MLFREIVIAGCGNPLFADDGFGPAVVEELQKLQLPDNVKVIDAGLGAPHFLFTLMEDAEVPVKKLIIIDIADFGANPGDVTKLRPEDLPPGSYRDAHSWDLSEPLQRLKDVIDITIIGCQPKRVASHEYELGLTEEVEGAIPKTVRIVLEEIGVEYGATINHQGTHLWASPGETTGDAGDNPGEKA, from the coding sequence ATGCTATTCCGTGAGATCGTGATCGCAGGATGCGGCAACCCCCTCTTTGCAGATGACGGGTTCGGTCCTGCAGTCGTCGAGGAACTCCAGAAACTACAACTGCCCGACAACGTCAAGGTAATCGATGCCGGCCTTGGCGCCCCTCACTTCCTCTTTACCCTGATGGAAGATGCAGAGGTGCCGGTCAAGAAACTGATCATCATCGATATCGCCGACTTCGGCGCCAACCCCGGTGATGTGACGAAACTCCGGCCCGAAGACCTGCCGCCGGGCTCCTACCGGGATGCCCATTCATGGGATCTCTCAGAACCGCTACAGCGATTGAAAGACGTCATCGATATCACGATCATCGGGTGTCAGCCCAAGCGTGTCGCGAGCCATGAGTATGAACTAGGGCTCACTGAGGAGGTTGAGGGTGCCATTCCCAAAACAGTGCGTATCGTACTGGAGGAAATTGGGGTAGAATATGGGGCTACTATCAACCATCAAGGAACGCATCTTTGGGCGTCGCCGGGAGAAACCACCGGAGATGCCGGGGACAACCCCGGGGAGAAGGCCTGA
- the speD gene encoding S-adenosylmethionine decarboxylase, translating to MVSKAMTNNVVASNVMAETLSDAEIVAQFKQRGCWGLYTSVDLKGCDPASIRDGEKIHRFIIELCDLIEMKRFGEPQIIHFGPCERVAGFSMTQLIETSLVSGHFANETNAAYLDIFSCKEYEPAKAAEFCRDFFGAESVTYQVLFRD from the coding sequence ATGGTAAGTAAGGCAATGACAAACAACGTTGTAGCAAGCAACGTTATGGCAGAGACGTTAAGCGACGCAGAGATCGTTGCACAGTTCAAGCAGCGCGGGTGCTGGGGACTGTATACGAGCGTGGATCTGAAGGGGTGTGACCCGGCATCGATACGAGACGGTGAGAAGATTCACCGGTTCATCATCGAACTATGCGACCTCATCGAGATGAAGAGGTTCGGCGAACCACAGATCATCCACTTCGGCCCTTGCGAGAGGGTTGCAGGGTTTTCCATGACCCAGCTCATCGAGACATCGCTCGTCTCCGGTCACTTCGCGAACGAGACCAACGCGGCCTACCTCGACATCTTCAGCTGCAAAGAGTACGAGCCCGCGAAAGCAGCGGAGTTCTGCAGGGACTTTTTTGGAGCAGAATCGGTAACATACCAGGTACTGTTCAGGGACTAA
- a CDS encoding ATP-binding protein, producing the protein MSTDLAKALKATGYADAEIPALTESFPSAVTEYLRDFRLQEVRDVIETLLYIYIAQNSASSRGEGAGVVEQSCYAYTSGPLFALRQVGLIESASWHGTTVLTATPTGEAIARPLMEARLRALDIESLAREIHEVVPALLAGTVKGSFVNKTFPSTLPRTEEMFISFLLNNCPGLFTECERFASRLRGAGCAVLAYAYDLDGAKADGVVYTFPPEFAYILKGVLERIDPAIREHYDMLLESFYSTFTVLRYLACGEDYDRIRASPAHRRELAKVLAELDDAIYVLEGVREDDGVDLARFIVKDRNLYDMRLRDLGRALMVEVAEKIVIDRSAPEEEPSSPILEEPSPVMEEIPVLTPAPAAEEDEWEEPVFPDEAEEEDDEAEEEDEEVEEPLPIVPPPARRRAAPSRGTPSNAVVAERRSAEPAPVPAGIPRAGGFDIFLGHAQDGPRVNWSPGQLNNGHMIILGGSGAGKTETIRCIASELAAQAMPVVLIDFHGDMAASNGDIRSYKIREGGEYYFNPLELDPDIDEITPLRATSDFVDAISINFPTLGIQQRRKIKNIIKDCYRMSGITGKTETWTRVLDFDDIEGEIMNCEDEAIPAYLEDIFDYKLFSGEEKISIPTILSGGITHINLNALPENLRYLFADLFLRRIYYTLQATGEIPRGTEDERAKFRLFVIVDEAKLLVSQKSGSKSSIKAVLNKYATEMRKFGVSLILASQLIAHFNEEILANIAVKFCMRSENKKQAQENAKFFEVSEKDLLNFQPGEGILIIGSEKMNIRIVPASERNR; encoded by the coding sequence GTGTCAACAGACCTTGCCAAAGCACTCAAAGCCACAGGCTATGCAGATGCCGAGATTCCGGCCCTGACGGAGTCGTTTCCTTCCGCCGTCACCGAGTACCTGCGGGATTTCCGGCTGCAGGAGGTTCGCGACGTCATCGAGACGCTCCTCTACATCTACATCGCCCAGAACAGCGCGTCGTCCCGGGGAGAAGGGGCGGGCGTGGTCGAACAGAGCTGTTATGCCTACACGTCCGGGCCGCTCTTTGCGCTCAGGCAGGTCGGCCTCATCGAGTCCGCCTCCTGGCACGGCACGACGGTGTTAACGGCGACCCCTACCGGCGAAGCGATAGCCCGGCCGCTGATGGAGGCACGGCTCCGGGCGCTGGACATCGAGAGCCTCGCCCGTGAGATCCACGAGGTCGTCCCGGCCCTTCTCGCAGGGACGGTGAAGGGGTCGTTCGTCAACAAGACCTTCCCGTCCACGCTCCCCCGCACCGAGGAGATGTTCATCAGTTTCCTCCTCAACAACTGTCCGGGCCTCTTTACCGAGTGCGAACGGTTCGCCTCCCGGCTCAGGGGCGCCGGGTGCGCGGTTCTCGCCTACGCATACGATCTCGACGGCGCAAAGGCCGACGGCGTCGTCTACACCTTCCCGCCGGAGTTCGCGTACATCCTCAAGGGGGTGCTCGAGCGGATCGATCCGGCGATCAGGGAGCACTACGACATGCTCCTCGAGTCGTTCTACTCGACGTTCACCGTCCTGCGCTACCTTGCCTGCGGGGAGGACTACGACCGTATCCGCGCGTCGCCTGCTCACCGCCGCGAACTCGCGAAGGTGCTCGCGGAACTCGACGACGCGATCTACGTCCTCGAAGGGGTGCGTGAGGATGACGGGGTCGACCTTGCCCGGTTCATCGTCAAGGACCGGAACCTCTACGATATGCGCCTGCGCGATCTCGGGCGGGCGCTGATGGTCGAGGTTGCCGAGAAGATCGTCATCGACCGCTCCGCTCCGGAGGAGGAGCCTTCCTCCCCCATCCTCGAGGAGCCGTCTCCCGTTATGGAGGAGATCCCGGTCCTGACGCCCGCACCCGCGGCTGAGGAGGACGAGTGGGAGGAACCCGTCTTCCCCGATGAGGCGGAAGAAGAGGACGATGAGGCGGAAGAAGAGGACGAGGAGGTGGAGGAGCCGCTCCCGATCGTGCCGCCGCCCGCACGCCGGCGTGCCGCCCCGTCCCGCGGAACCCCCTCAAATGCCGTCGTTGCGGAACGCCGTTCCGCCGAACCTGCACCCGTCCCGGCGGGGATTCCCCGCGCCGGGGGGTTCGACATCTTCCTCGGGCATGCGCAGGACGGGCCGCGGGTCAACTGGTCGCCCGGGCAGCTCAACAACGGCCACATGATCATCCTCGGCGGTTCGGGCGCCGGCAAGACCGAGACGATCCGGTGTATCGCCTCGGAACTCGCGGCGCAGGCGATGCCGGTCGTCCTGATCGACTTCCACGGGGACATGGCCGCGAGCAATGGCGATATCCGATCCTATAAGATCCGCGAGGGCGGTGAGTACTACTTCAACCCGCTGGAACTCGACCCCGATATCGACGAGATCACCCCGCTCCGGGCGACCTCGGACTTCGTCGACGCCATCTCGATCAATTTTCCCACGCTCGGTATCCAGCAGCGCCGGAAGATCAAGAACATCATCAAGGACTGCTACCGGATGTCCGGGATCACGGGGAAGACCGAGACCTGGACGCGGGTGCTCGACTTCGACGACATCGAGGGGGAGATCATGAACTGCGAGGACGAGGCGATCCCGGCCTACCTCGAGGACATCTTCGATTACAAACTCTTCTCCGGCGAGGAGAAGATCTCGATCCCCACGATCCTCTCCGGCGGGATCACCCATATCAACTTAAACGCCCTCCCGGAGAACCTGCGCTATCTCTTTGCGGACCTCTTCCTCCGGCGCATCTACTACACCCTCCAGGCGACGGGCGAGATCCCGCGCGGAACGGAGGACGAGCGGGCGAAGTTCCGGCTCTTTGTCATCGTCGACGAGGCGAAACTCCTGGTGAGCCAGAAGAGCGGTTCGAAGTCCTCGATCAAGGCGGTCTTGAACAAGTACGCGACCGAGATGCGGAAGTTCGGGGTCTCGCTGATCCTCGCGTCGCAACTGATCGCCCACTTCAACGAGGAGATCCTCGCAAACATCGCCGTGAAGTTCTGCATGCGTTCCGAGAACAAGAAGCAGGCCCAGGAGAACGCCAAGTTCTTCGAGGTGAGCGAGAAGGATCTCCTCAACTTCCAGCCGGGGGAGGGGATCCTGATCATCGGCTCGGAGAAGATGAACATCCGGATCGTCCCGGCGTCGGAGCGGAACCGATAG
- the ilvC gene encoding ketol-acid reductoisomerase has protein sequence MVQKYYESDADPRTLEGKTIAVIGYGSQGRGQALNLRDSGCQVIIGLRPGRSWQKASEDGLEVYSVAEAVKRADIIQILLPDENQGAIYRTEISPYIRENTCLMFSHGFNIHYGQIVPPPTVDVVMVAPKGPGHMVRRTYEEGKGVPALIAVHQDATGEARAIALAYARGIGATRAVVFETTFAEETETDLFGEQAVLCGGITSLIKAGFETLVDAGYAPEMAYLEVLHETKLIVDLIYEGGFTKMRDSISNTAQYGDLTRGPRVIGPETYVAMQEILEEIQNGEFAKEWMLENMVNRPVFNALTRADEEHLIEEVGAEIRSFMPQFRK, from the coding sequence ATGGTGCAGAAATACTATGAGTCCGATGCAGACCCTCGCACCCTGGAGGGCAAGACCATCGCCGTCATCGGCTATGGTTCCCAGGGCCGCGGACAGGCACTGAACCTGCGTGATTCCGGTTGTCAGGTCATCATCGGCCTGCGGCCCGGCAGGAGTTGGCAGAAGGCGTCTGAAGACGGTTTAGAAGTCTACTCCGTGGCCGAAGCGGTCAAGCGTGCCGACATCATCCAGATTCTCCTTCCCGACGAGAACCAGGGTGCTATCTACCGCACCGAGATCAGCCCCTACATCAGAGAGAACACCTGCCTGATGTTCTCCCACGGCTTCAATATTCACTACGGCCAGATTGTTCCCCCGCCCACCGTCGATGTGGTCATGGTCGCCCCGAAGGGTCCCGGTCACATGGTCCGCCGGACTTACGAGGAAGGGAAGGGTGTGCCGGCTCTCATCGCCGTCCACCAGGACGCCACGGGAGAGGCACGGGCCATCGCGCTCGCCTACGCACGGGGGATCGGCGCGACCCGCGCGGTCGTGTTCGAGACGACGTTTGCCGAGGAGACCGAAACCGACCTCTTCGGCGAGCAGGCGGTTCTCTGCGGCGGGATCACCTCGCTCATCAAGGCCGGGTTCGAGACCCTGGTGGATGCCGGGTATGCGCCCGAGATGGCCTACCTCGAGGTCCTGCACGAGACGAAGCTCATCGTCGACCTGATCTACGAGGGCGGGTTCACGAAGATGCGCGACTCGATCAGCAACACCGCCCAGTACGGCGACCTGACTCGCGGCCCCCGCGTCATCGGGCCCGAGACCTACGTGGCGATGCAGGAGATCCTCGAGGAGATCCAGAACGGCGAGTTCGCGAAGGAGTGGATGCTCGAGAACATGGTGAACCGCCCGGTCTTTAACGCACTGACGAGAGCGGACGAGGAGCACCTGATCGAAGAGGTCGGTGCGGAGATCCGCTCGTTCATGCCGCAGTTCAGGAAGTAA
- a CDS encoding translation initiation factor IF-2 subunit beta yields MSPSYEDLLKKAYTNITEPTEFEDRFTVPVARVFIEGKTTVLENFAEIASTLRRDQDHLMKHLLGELGTAGKVEGTRAVFSGKFEQEQINMIIKGYVDDYVICSECGKPDTRLVKTERILTLRCDACGGHRPVRKRKTTIDPSAASKPTEGAIMDVTPQFLSKRGDGVVKIDRYTMYVANAKPGQTVKIKITRIAGTIIFTERAD; encoded by the coding sequence ATGAGCCCGTCATACGAAGACCTTCTGAAGAAGGCGTATACCAATATCACGGAGCCGACGGAGTTCGAGGACCGGTTCACGGTTCCTGTCGCCCGCGTCTTCATCGAGGGGAAGACCACGGTTCTCGAGAACTTCGCCGAGATCGCGAGCACCCTCCGGCGCGACCAGGATCACCTGATGAAGCACCTCCTCGGCGAGCTCGGCACCGCCGGCAAGGTGGAGGGCACACGTGCGGTCTTCTCCGGGAAGTTCGAGCAGGAGCAGATCAACATGATCATCAAGGGCTACGTCGACGACTACGTCATCTGCTCGGAGTGCGGGAAGCCCGACACCCGCCTCGTCAAGACCGAACGTATCCTGACGCTCCGGTGCGACGCCTGCGGCGGCCACCGGCCGGTCCGGAAGCGAAAAACGACGATCGATCCCTCTGCAGCCTCGAAACCGACCGAGGGCGCGATCATGGACGTCACCCCGCAGTTCCTCTCGAAGCGCGGCGACGGTGTGGTGAAGATCGATCGCTACACGATGTACGTTGCAAATGCAAAACCGGGTCAGACGGTAAAGATTAAGATCACCCGGATCGCCGGGACGATCATCTTCACCGAGCGCGCGGACTGA